In one Pseudarthrobacter sp. NBSH8 genomic region, the following are encoded:
- a CDS encoding DUF2177 family protein, giving the protein MVILQFLVVAAAFAVIDAVWLKLMNPFYRSHIGDLLADKPHLGYAVAFYVMYIAGIVFFALRPALDGGSWLTAVGYGAALGAFAYATYDLTNAATLKTWPLQLIVVDILWGAALTGLSTLAGWLVFRST; this is encoded by the coding sequence ATGGTCATATTGCAATTCCTTGTTGTCGCTGCTGCGTTCGCTGTCATCGACGCCGTCTGGCTCAAGCTCATGAACCCGTTTTACCGCAGCCACATCGGTGACCTGCTCGCGGACAAGCCACACTTAGGTTACGCCGTGGCTTTCTATGTCATGTACATAGCGGGGATTGTCTTCTTTGCGCTGCGGCCGGCGCTCGACGGCGGCAGCTGGCTGACCGCCGTCGGCTACGGGGCCGCGTTGGGCGCCTTTGCCTACGCGACGTACGACCTCACGAATGCCGCCACGCTTAAGACGTGGCCACTGCAGCTTATTGTCGTGGACATCCTGTGGGGTGCCGCCCTGACGGGGCTGTCCACCCTCGCCGGCTGGCTGGTGTTCCGTTCCACCTGA
- a CDS encoding MarR family winged helix-turn-helix transcriptional regulator translates to MENPVAPRWLSLDEREVWLTLVGVMMKLPAALDSQLQQDAGISHFEYMVLAGLSEAPERTRRMSDLAGFTESGLPRLSQVVSRLEKRGWVHRSTDPSDGRITLATLTGEGWTKVAQTAPGHVEAVRALVFDPLTKAQSRQLGSIGKRIMGVIDPNDRCLRESAPL, encoded by the coding sequence ATGGAAAATCCCGTAGCGCCGCGCTGGCTGAGCCTCGATGAACGCGAGGTGTGGCTCACCCTCGTGGGCGTGATGATGAAGTTGCCCGCCGCCCTGGACTCCCAGCTGCAGCAGGACGCGGGCATAAGCCACTTTGAGTACATGGTTCTGGCCGGCCTGTCAGAAGCTCCGGAACGAACCCGCCGGATGAGTGACCTGGCGGGCTTTACCGAGTCAGGACTCCCCCGCCTGTCCCAGGTTGTCAGCCGGCTGGAAAAGCGGGGCTGGGTGCACCGCTCCACGGATCCTTCCGACGGACGCATCACACTGGCCACGCTCACCGGCGAGGGCTGGACCAAGGTCGCCCAAACCGCCCCCGGCCATGTTGAAGCCGTCCGAGCACTCGTGTTCGATCCCCTCACGAAGGCACAGTCGCGCCAGCTGGGCAGCATCGGCAAACGCATCATGGGTGTCATTGACCCCAATGACCGCTGCCTGCGTGAAAGCGCCCCACTCTGA
- a CDS encoding YdiU family protein, which produces MSTAIPQTVTFDGRFARELGELAVPWQADEAPDPQLLVLNEPLASELGLDPSALRSDEGTLLLIGNRVPDGATPVAQAYAGHQFGGYSPQLGDGRALLLGEVTDIHGQLRDIHLKGSGRTPFARAGDGLAVVGPMLREYIVSEAMHAMGIRTTRSLAVVATGRPVRRESILPGAVLTRVASSHLRVGSFQFARVNGDTGLLRRLADHAISRHYPDAALADKPYLAFFDAVIAAQASLVAQWMLVGFVHGVMNTDNMTISGETIDYGPCAFMDAFNPGAVYSSIDADGRYAYGNQPIIAEWNLTRLAEALLPLLHEDQDQAVALAVESLGAFRTLYSAAWSAGMKSKLGLRADTPGDVASPLVDGVLALLQEAEVDYTSFFRSLVSAARGTPETPRAMFADPEAFDAWAERWLALAPDADLMGRVNPVYIPRNHLVEEALDAATAGDLAVFNRLVAVVAEPYTQRPGLERYAGPAPEDFGNYRTFCGT; this is translated from the coding sequence ATGAGCACCGCAATCCCACAAACGGTCACCTTCGATGGACGGTTCGCCCGCGAACTCGGGGAGTTGGCGGTTCCGTGGCAGGCGGACGAAGCACCTGATCCGCAGCTGCTGGTCCTGAACGAGCCGTTGGCCAGCGAGCTGGGCCTGGACCCGTCCGCGCTGCGATCGGATGAGGGGACGCTGCTGCTGATCGGTAACCGGGTCCCTGACGGTGCCACACCGGTGGCCCAGGCCTACGCGGGGCACCAGTTCGGCGGCTACTCACCGCAGCTCGGCGACGGGCGAGCGCTCCTGCTTGGCGAGGTCACGGACATCCACGGGCAGCTCAGGGACATCCACCTCAAGGGCTCCGGCCGGACACCGTTCGCCCGCGCAGGTGACGGACTCGCCGTCGTCGGTCCCATGCTGCGCGAGTACATCGTCAGCGAAGCCATGCACGCGATGGGCATCCGCACCACGAGATCCCTCGCCGTGGTGGCCACGGGCCGGCCCGTCCGCCGCGAAAGCATACTGCCCGGGGCTGTACTTACCCGGGTGGCGAGCAGCCACCTTCGCGTCGGCAGCTTCCAGTTCGCCCGCGTCAACGGCGACACCGGCCTCCTCCGCCGCCTGGCCGATCATGCCATCAGCCGCCATTACCCGGACGCCGCGCTCGCCGATAAGCCGTATCTCGCGTTCTTTGACGCCGTCATAGCCGCCCAGGCATCCCTTGTGGCGCAATGGATGCTGGTAGGCTTCGTCCACGGCGTGATGAACACCGACAACATGACCATCTCCGGTGAGACCATCGACTACGGTCCGTGTGCATTTATGGACGCCTTCAATCCCGGCGCGGTCTACAGCTCCATCGACGCGGACGGACGCTACGCCTACGGCAACCAGCCGATCATTGCCGAATGGAACCTCACCCGGCTCGCCGAAGCACTCCTGCCCCTGCTCCATGAAGACCAGGACCAGGCCGTGGCGCTCGCCGTGGAGTCCCTCGGTGCCTTCCGTACGCTGTACAGCGCGGCCTGGTCAGCCGGCATGAAATCCAAGCTTGGGCTGCGCGCGGACACGCCCGGCGACGTGGCGTCGCCGCTGGTGGACGGCGTGCTGGCGCTGCTTCAGGAAGCCGAAGTGGACTACACCTCCTTCTTCCGGAGCCTCGTCTCGGCAGCCCGCGGCACCCCCGAAACTCCCCGGGCCATGTTTGCGGACCCCGAAGCCTTCGACGCCTGGGCCGAGCGGTGGCTGGCCCTGGCGCCGGACGCGGACCTGATGGGCCGCGTCAACCCCGTCTACATCCCCAGGAACCACCTGGTCGAAGAAGCTCTTGACGCTGCTACCGCCGGCGACCTGGCCGTCTTCAACCGCCTGGTGGCCGTCGTGGCTGAACCGTACACGCAGCGCCCCGGGCTGGAACGCTACGCCGGCCCCGCCCCTGAAGACTTCGGGAACTACCGGACCTTCTGCGGGACCTGA
- a CDS encoding lytic transglycosylase domain-containing protein — protein sequence MSRIVQRMRLPALACMLAVALVGSAALLPSHAADDAPPGGYPSWQDVQNAKQSEAGKAAEVTRIDTLLGGLQAEAEALGNTAVTSAAEYALAEAALQAATSTVDALTAQTARAAAELGQYKKEIGALAAQSYKTGGTNMGFFVALDAVQNNSIQGLNIVQIVSDKTAALVNKSAAAERISRALADQEQAARAERERLSGEARTKLDAAQSAQQAMSRQIAEQQEHGQELTAQLASLKGTTATVEGEFRQGQAALAAYETAQAAKRAAAKEQARQQAEAAAKAAALAAAQKPAPAPPAVPGVPAPAPVPSPPPPPVVVVPSVPGGAVNDPAGAKNYASGQLGAYDWGQDQFQCLALLWTKESNWLTTATNPYSGAYGIAQALPASKYGTAGSDWLTSYRTQVNWGLSYIADRYGSPCGAWNHSVAKNWY from the coding sequence ATGTCCCGGATTGTTCAAAGAATGCGGCTGCCCGCCCTCGCGTGCATGCTGGCGGTCGCCCTGGTGGGGTCGGCTGCGCTGCTTCCGTCACATGCCGCCGACGACGCGCCGCCGGGCGGCTATCCCTCATGGCAGGACGTGCAGAACGCCAAGCAAAGCGAGGCCGGCAAGGCGGCAGAAGTCACCAGGATCGACACGCTTCTGGGCGGGCTCCAGGCCGAAGCCGAGGCACTGGGCAACACGGCCGTAACGTCCGCCGCGGAGTACGCGTTGGCCGAAGCGGCGCTTCAGGCTGCCACTTCCACAGTGGATGCCCTCACCGCCCAGACCGCACGCGCCGCGGCCGAACTGGGACAGTACAAAAAGGAAATCGGTGCACTGGCGGCCCAGTCGTACAAGACCGGTGGCACCAACATGGGTTTCTTTGTTGCCCTCGACGCCGTGCAGAACAACAGCATCCAAGGCCTGAACATCGTCCAGATCGTCAGTGATAAGACAGCCGCCCTGGTGAACAAATCCGCAGCCGCAGAACGCATTTCCCGCGCACTGGCCGATCAGGAGCAGGCAGCCAGGGCCGAACGCGAGCGCCTGTCGGGGGAGGCCAGAACCAAGCTCGACGCCGCGCAGTCGGCCCAGCAGGCCATGTCCCGGCAGATTGCGGAGCAGCAAGAGCACGGCCAGGAACTGACAGCGCAGCTGGCCTCCCTCAAGGGCACCACCGCTACGGTGGAGGGTGAGTTCCGGCAGGGCCAGGCGGCCTTGGCCGCATACGAAACGGCGCAGGCCGCCAAACGGGCCGCGGCGAAGGAACAGGCACGCCAACAGGCGGAGGCGGCAGCCAAGGCGGCGGCCCTCGCCGCTGCGCAGAAACCGGCTCCGGCCCCGCCTGCTGTACCGGGAGTGCCCGCCCCCGCCCCTGTGCCGAGTCCGCCCCCACCGCCCGTCGTCGTCGTGCCTTCCGTGCCGGGCGGCGCTGTGAACGACCCCGCCGGCGCGAAGAACTACGCGTCCGGTCAGCTGGGAGCTTACGACTGGGGCCAGGACCAGTTTCAATGCCTGGCGTTGCTGTGGACCAAGGAGTCCAACTGGCTGACGACCGCCACCAACCCCTACTCGGGGGCATACGGGATCGCCCAGGCACTGCCGGCCAGTAAGTACGGTACGGCCGGCAGCGACTGGCTGACCAGTTACCGGACCCAGGTCAATTGGGGGCTGTCCTACATCGCGGACCGCTACGGGTCACCTTGCGGCGCGTGGAACCATTCCGTGGCCAAGAACTGGTACTGA
- a CDS encoding lipoate--protein ligase family protein: protein MQDAEAGLRTLTVVRQDHSLGAARDLEFGLELLTQAKTGRIGPTLRLYRPAPTVAFGQRDTRLPGFDAAAQACREHGFEPLVRKAGGRAAAYHEGTLVVDHVMPHTDAIAGSKARFGFFGELLAQSLRNAGVQAAVGEIPGEYCPGEFSVHGTDPADPARRIKLVGTAQRVVSGGWLFSSVIVVENSAPIRSVLTDSYAALGLDWDPTTAGAANDLVPGLTVQDVQDAVIAAYAGHASLRHADFSSYAGLDTRET from the coding sequence ATGCAGGACGCCGAAGCGGGACTCCGGACCCTCACCGTGGTGCGGCAGGATCATTCCCTCGGCGCCGCACGTGACCTGGAATTCGGCCTCGAACTGCTGACCCAGGCCAAGACCGGCAGGATCGGTCCCACACTCCGGCTGTACCGGCCCGCACCCACTGTTGCGTTCGGACAGCGGGATACCCGCCTGCCCGGCTTCGACGCGGCCGCCCAGGCGTGCCGGGAGCACGGATTTGAACCCCTGGTGCGGAAGGCCGGCGGCCGCGCCGCCGCTTACCACGAGGGCACGCTGGTGGTGGACCACGTGATGCCCCACACCGATGCCATTGCCGGCTCCAAGGCCCGGTTCGGATTCTTTGGTGAGCTGCTGGCGCAGTCCTTACGGAACGCCGGTGTGCAGGCCGCAGTCGGCGAAATTCCGGGGGAGTACTGCCCGGGCGAGTTCAGCGTTCACGGAACCGACCCGGCCGATCCGGCGCGCCGGATCAAACTCGTCGGAACAGCCCAACGCGTGGTGAGCGGCGGGTGGCTGTTCAGTTCCGTGATCGTGGTGGAAAACTCCGCCCCCATCCGCAGCGTCCTGACGGACAGCTATGCCGCCTTGGGCCTGGACTGGGACCCGACCACCGCCGGCGCGGCCAACGACCTCGTGCCCGGGCTGACGGTCCAGGATGTCCAGGACGCCGTTATAGCCGCGTACGCGGGCCACGCTTCCCTCCGGCACGCCGACTTCAGCAGCTATGCAGGTTTGGACACCAGGGAGACGTAG
- a CDS encoding cupin domain-containing protein translates to MPTNIVTKLAVKSHNTPDEKRRPDKTEVDVVNLGDYTVGRMTFSPGWRWSDCIKPVVQTETCQNNHIGFCISGSIHVETTDGNRITISAGDSYTIPPGHDAWVDGDEPFVGIEFLSAAEYAKAPET, encoded by the coding sequence ATGCCTACAAACATCGTCACCAAGCTGGCCGTCAAGTCCCACAACACTCCGGACGAGAAGCGCCGTCCGGACAAAACCGAAGTGGACGTCGTCAACCTGGGCGACTACACCGTTGGCCGGATGACGTTCAGTCCCGGCTGGCGCTGGTCGGACTGCATCAAGCCGGTGGTACAGACCGAGACCTGCCAGAACAACCACATCGGATTCTGCATTTCCGGCTCCATCCACGTCGAGACCACCGATGGCAACCGGATCACCATCAGCGCCGGTGACTCATATACCATTCCGCCAGGGCATGACGCATGGGTGGACGGCGATGAACCCTTCGTCGGCATTGAATTCCTCAGCGCCGCGGAATACGCCAAAGCCCCGGAAACGTGA
- a CDS encoding endonuclease/exonuclease/phosphatase family protein has product MRVISYNLRKHKASGELVALAQDFGVDALCLQECDTTDLPDTLGQLQLADSTKGNRLGLAIYYRPDRFTAHGTKTFALKKSLHDMVLAPAHERLIGTRVRDNETDHELVIASFHAAPLTATNSLRRNQIHAAHAELLGMGTGLMTLMVGDFNYPFFTKNLNEHMKNTGYELSLSDRRTYTRYKVFKGHFDFATSLGLNIENVETLPRGASDHLPILVTAEYGQDSTPFQEPPAS; this is encoded by the coding sequence ATACGCGTCATTAGCTACAACTTACGTAAGCACAAGGCCAGCGGGGAGCTGGTCGCCTTGGCACAGGACTTCGGCGTTGATGCCCTGTGCCTGCAGGAATGTGACACCACTGACCTGCCGGACACGCTGGGTCAACTGCAACTGGCCGATTCCACGAAAGGCAACCGGCTGGGGCTGGCCATCTACTACCGGCCGGACCGGTTCACCGCACACGGCACCAAGACCTTCGCGCTCAAGAAGTCCCTTCACGACATGGTTCTGGCGCCCGCCCATGAGCGCCTCATCGGCACTCGCGTGCGGGACAACGAGACCGATCACGAACTGGTCATCGCGTCTTTCCACGCTGCACCGCTGACCGCCACCAACTCGCTGCGGCGCAACCAGATCCATGCTGCCCACGCGGAACTGCTGGGTATGGGCACCGGCCTGATGACCCTGATGGTAGGGGACTTCAACTACCCCTTCTTCACGAAGAACCTCAACGAACACATGAAGAACACGGGGTACGAACTATCCCTCAGTGATCGCCGGACCTACACGCGCTACAAGGTGTTCAAGGGCCACTTCGACTTTGCCACGTCCCTGGGCCTGAACATCGAGAACGTGGAAACCCTGCCCCGCGGCGCCTCCGACCACCTGCCCATCCTGGTGACCGCCGAATACGGTCAGGACTCGACGCCGTTCCAGGAGCCCCCGGCGTCCTGA
- a CDS encoding dienelactone hydrolase family protein, whose amino-acid sequence MAVDLLSREGGTASLDSDAVSGALIAMNGYCFGGGITWPAATELAGLKATAAFYGPAPDLNKVTAIKAAAFGVYAELDQRITGSMPGLRDALDATTVTHQLTVYPGVDHAFHNDTGERYNETQATAAWNDTLAWFGQHV is encoded by the coding sequence TTGGCCGTTGATCTGCTGAGCAGGGAAGGTGGCACCGCCAGCCTCGACTCTGACGCGGTCTCGGGGGCGCTGATCGCCATGAACGGGTACTGTTTCGGCGGCGGCATCACCTGGCCGGCGGCAACCGAGCTGGCCGGGCTGAAGGCCACCGCCGCTTTCTACGGGCCGGCCCCGGACCTGAACAAGGTGACGGCCATCAAGGCAGCGGCATTCGGGGTCTATGCCGAACTCGACCAGCGGATCACCGGCTCGATGCCGGGCCTCCGTGACGCCCTGGACGCCACCACCGTGACGCATCAGCTCACCGTTTACCCCGGCGTGGACCATGCCTTCCACAATGACACCGGCGAGCGCTACAACGAAACCCAGGCCACCGCTGCCTGGAACGACACCCTCGCCTGGTTCGGACAGCACGTCTGA
- the ribA gene encoding GTP cyclohydrolase II RibA, which produces MTVMSETVARPFELPAAVRSQVTVPLRFTDGFAATAEIMTFHGLADGKEHLLLAIGAWEQTLLDQGPEGTAPLVRLHSECLTGDVFGSERCDCGPQLREAVEEIAAVGGFLLYLRQEGRGIGLYSKLDAYALQDTGLDTYEANVALGRGEDERDYSSAAQMLGALGAGRIRLLTNNPDKVAQLTALGVDVAEQVPTGVHLSAANHRYLAAKRSHTAHTIELPTEVPPAEVQTAGFMPAEIIPTHDELLARVDALIPRLRERAAETEEIRRVPEATMAELKAAGVIQMLAPKAVGGFGMGLETYVEVVRRLAQGCVSTAWTAGHLVEHVWMLARWPQEAQDEVFASGPAPLAAATGAPPGRADKVPGGVTISGRWSFASGVMHSEWALLAVQHADVRLQCLVPVSDLELLDVWHTAGLRGTGSNDLAAENLFVPAHRALEWNLLAAADNPGSRIHPDPNIHIPMATFLNMVAPASALGAAEHALGVFQDLMMVRKVKQTTQARQADSPLAQARFSQAYGQVATARLHWQEAVRVVADSYGRRPVSFTDDERARYRLSLGLSGAASAEAVRLILTGSGGSVHRLTHPLQRIQRDVNVLLNHASLTMDPILEQAGRGLLDLGFSIPAEQF; this is translated from the coding sequence ATGACCGTCATGTCCGAGACCGTCGCACGGCCATTCGAGCTACCGGCCGCCGTCCGCAGCCAGGTCACCGTCCCGCTGCGCTTCACTGATGGCTTCGCGGCCACAGCCGAGATCATGACGTTCCATGGACTGGCCGACGGTAAGGAGCACCTGCTGCTTGCCATCGGCGCCTGGGAGCAGACGCTGCTGGACCAGGGCCCGGAAGGTACGGCGCCCCTGGTTCGGCTGCACAGCGAGTGCCTCACGGGCGACGTGTTCGGCAGCGAGCGCTGCGACTGCGGACCCCAGCTGCGCGAGGCAGTGGAGGAGATTGCCGCCGTCGGGGGCTTCCTGCTGTACCTCCGGCAGGAAGGTCGAGGCATTGGCCTGTACTCCAAGCTCGACGCCTATGCCCTGCAGGACACCGGCCTGGATACCTACGAAGCCAACGTGGCCCTGGGGCGCGGCGAGGACGAGCGGGACTATAGTTCCGCCGCCCAAATGCTCGGCGCGCTTGGCGCCGGCCGAATCCGCCTCCTCACCAACAACCCCGACAAAGTAGCGCAGCTGACGGCCCTCGGCGTTGACGTCGCGGAGCAAGTCCCCACCGGGGTGCACCTCTCGGCGGCCAATCACCGCTACCTGGCCGCGAAACGCAGCCATACGGCCCACACCATCGAACTGCCCACGGAAGTTCCGCCCGCCGAAGTCCAGACAGCCGGGTTCATGCCAGCCGAGATCATTCCCACCCACGACGAGCTGCTGGCCCGGGTGGATGCACTCATTCCCCGGCTGCGGGAGCGCGCCGCGGAAACCGAGGAGATCCGCCGCGTCCCGGAAGCCACCATGGCTGAACTGAAGGCAGCGGGCGTGATTCAAATGCTTGCACCCAAGGCCGTGGGCGGCTTCGGCATGGGGCTGGAAACCTACGTGGAGGTGGTTCGCCGCCTCGCCCAGGGATGTGTCTCCACGGCCTGGACCGCAGGGCACCTGGTGGAACATGTCTGGATGCTGGCACGCTGGCCGCAGGAAGCCCAGGATGAAGTCTTCGCCAGCGGGCCGGCCCCCTTGGCTGCCGCCACCGGCGCCCCTCCCGGTAGAGCCGACAAGGTTCCCGGCGGGGTCACCATCTCCGGCCGCTGGAGCTTCGCCTCCGGCGTTATGCACTCCGAATGGGCGCTTTTGGCGGTGCAGCACGCTGACGTCCGCCTGCAGTGCCTGGTTCCGGTCTCCGATCTTGAACTGCTGGACGTCTGGCACACGGCCGGCCTGCGTGGGACGGGAAGCAACGACCTCGCGGCGGAAAACCTCTTTGTCCCGGCGCACCGCGCCCTCGAGTGGAACCTCCTGGCCGCCGCGGACAATCCCGGCAGTCGCATCCACCCGGATCCGAACATCCACATCCCCATGGCCACGTTCCTGAACATGGTTGCTCCTGCCTCCGCCCTGGGGGCCGCAGAGCACGCCCTAGGGGTGTTCCAGGACCTGATGATGGTGCGCAAGGTCAAGCAGACAACGCAGGCGCGGCAGGCGGATTCACCGCTCGCACAGGCCCGGTTCTCCCAGGCCTACGGACAGGTGGCGACTGCGCGGCTGCACTGGCAGGAAGCCGTCCGGGTGGTGGCCGATTCCTACGGTCGCCGGCCCGTGTCTTTCACTGATGACGAGCGGGCCCGGTACCGGCTTTCGCTGGGTCTCAGCGGCGCAGCGTCGGCCGAGGCCGTCCGCCTCATCCTCACGGGCTCCGGCGGCAGTGTGCACCGGCTGACGCACCCCCTGCAGCGGATCCAGCGCGATGTCAACGTCCTGCTCAACCATGCCTCGCTGACCATGGATCCGATCCTGGAACAGGCAGGACGAGGACTTTTGGACCTCGGGTTTTCCATTCCGGCGGAGCAATTCTAA
- a CDS encoding TraR/DksA C4-type zinc finger protein, with the protein MPDFERFRALLEEERTRKLVLLPALRADISSANAARQDSNVDDEHDPEGATIAFELSQASALLQQSSSGLEQVDAALARIAAGTYGTCAVCGDPIAEGRLEARPSTPFCILHAATGWHGR; encoded by the coding sequence ATGCCCGATTTTGAACGGTTCAGGGCCCTGCTGGAAGAAGAGCGCACCCGGAAGCTCGTGCTTCTTCCCGCCCTCCGCGCCGATATCTCCTCCGCCAACGCCGCCCGCCAGGATTCCAACGTGGACGACGAGCACGACCCCGAGGGCGCCACCATTGCGTTCGAGCTCTCGCAGGCATCGGCGCTCCTGCAGCAGAGCAGCTCTGGCCTTGAGCAGGTGGATGCGGCGCTGGCGCGGATTGCGGCCGGCACCTACGGGACGTGCGCCGTGTGCGGGGACCCCATCGCCGAGGGACGGCTCGAAGCCCGCCCGTCGACGCCATTTTGCATACTCCACGCCGCGACCGGCTGGCATGGACGGTAG
- a CDS encoding DNA alkylation repair protein, translated as MDGSGAVNERVPEAAGFIDATLQNEGAWYRAEDVESRVGGALGSYGSSVGAVRGTVRDAGTKFKDLGHDDVTALASLLWGRPGPGRLPIYERRLAAVVLLQSRVSLLRHSDLTRLEGFIRTAQNGELVDALIADVVGPLLQGLGGSDRQRADVVITRWHQDPDDALRRAARLIASQGTDLPSISGKRNRARG; from the coding sequence ATGGACGGTAGCGGCGCCGTGAACGAGCGCGTGCCGGAGGCTGCCGGCTTCATCGACGCCACCCTGCAGAACGAGGGCGCCTGGTACCGGGCTGAGGACGTGGAGTCCCGGGTGGGTGGGGCGTTGGGGTCCTACGGATCGTCCGTGGGAGCCGTCCGCGGCACTGTCCGCGACGCCGGCACAAAGTTCAAGGACCTTGGCCATGACGACGTGACCGCTTTAGCGTCACTGCTCTGGGGCCGGCCCGGTCCAGGCAGGCTGCCGATCTATGAGCGGCGGCTCGCCGCCGTTGTGTTGCTGCAGTCCCGGGTTTCCCTCCTTCGCCACTCTGACCTGACCCGGCTGGAGGGCTTCATCAGAACCGCGCAGAACGGTGAACTGGTGGACGCCCTGATTGCCGACGTTGTGGGTCCGTTGCTGCAGGGTCTGGGCGGAAGCGACCGACAGCGCGCCGACGTCGTCATCACCCGCTGGCACCAGGACCCCGACGACGCACTCCGTCGCGCAGCCCGACTCATCGCTTCCCAGGGAACTGACCTGCCGTCCATTTCCGGGAAGCGCAACCGGGCACGGGGCTGA
- a CDS encoding thioesterase family protein, translating into MTAALPELADGDFYYLSLGGGRFRSTIHAQGAWNEHEQHMAPASGLMADSLERHESRDDMRMARLSYEILGLIPGGGFHIETTTLRPGRTIELLQAELIANGRVAIRATAWRMITSDTAAVAAVEDTAIPAPDECKPLDGPAIWPGGYIRSLEMRVAEGHRPGAGIVWLRTLHPLTDKADSGDLARLMGLVDTANGIAARVPPGKDSYAFPNLDLQIHMYRRPGGEWLGLDNAVSFGTDGIGLTSTVLHDLQGPFGRAEQILTLRRT; encoded by the coding sequence TTGACTGCTGCACTCCCGGAACTGGCCGATGGCGATTTCTATTATCTGTCGCTCGGCGGGGGCCGATTCCGCTCCACCATCCACGCCCAGGGGGCCTGGAACGAGCACGAACAGCACATGGCGCCGGCTTCCGGGCTGATGGCGGACAGCCTGGAGCGCCACGAATCCCGCGACGACATGCGGATGGCCCGGCTGAGCTACGAGATCCTGGGCCTGATCCCCGGGGGCGGTTTCCACATCGAAACCACCACCCTGCGCCCCGGCCGGACCATCGAGCTCCTGCAGGCCGAACTGATTGCCAACGGCCGCGTGGCCATCCGTGCCACCGCATGGCGGATGATCACCAGCGACACAGCCGCGGTTGCCGCCGTCGAGGACACCGCCATTCCGGCGCCCGATGAATGCAAACCGCTCGACGGCCCTGCCATCTGGCCCGGCGGCTACATCCGGTCCCTGGAGATGCGTGTGGCAGAGGGCCACCGGCCCGGCGCGGGGATCGTCTGGCTCCGCACCCTGCACCCTCTCACCGACAAGGCCGACAGTGGCGACCTGGCCCGCCTGATGGGCCTCGTTGACACAGCCAACGGAATCGCGGCCAGGGTCCCGCCGGGTAAAGACAGCTATGCCTTCCCCAACCTGGACCTGCAGATCCACATGTACCGCAGGCCCGGGGGCGAATGGCTGGGCCTGGACAACGCCGTCTCCTTCGGAACTGACGGTATTGGCCTCACGTCCACCGTCCTGCACGATCTCCAGGGCCCCTTCGGCCGCGCCGAACAGATCCTCACGCTTCGCAGGACCTGA
- a CDS encoding NUDIX domain-containing protein, producing MDHSLAATSPDANLTFPPVRTGPRDPGDAWVEGGRGKFWGRFGAAGVLAYDPGKGVLLQHRALWSHNGGTWGLPGGALHEGEDAVTGALREAHEEAAVPAADVSVLFTSVLDIGYWSYTTVIVLVTAPFEPVISDPESLELQWVPVDAVGLKELHPGFAASWPDLRTRMLELSAQRIGWAEPHKDKRKGQC from the coding sequence ATGGATCACTCCTTGGCTGCCACGTCCCCTGACGCGAACCTCACGTTTCCGCCGGTCCGGACCGGACCGCGGGACCCGGGTGACGCCTGGGTGGAGGGCGGCCGCGGCAAGTTCTGGGGCAGGTTCGGTGCCGCCGGCGTCCTGGCCTATGACCCCGGCAAGGGCGTCCTGCTGCAGCACCGCGCGCTGTGGAGCCACAACGGTGGTACCTGGGGACTGCCAGGCGGAGCATTGCACGAGGGTGAGGACGCCGTCACCGGGGCCCTCCGCGAGGCGCACGAGGAAGCTGCGGTGCCGGCCGCGGATGTGAGCGTCCTCTTCACCTCCGTGCTGGACATTGGCTACTGGTCCTACACCACCGTCATAGTGCTGGTGACCGCGCCTTTCGAGCCCGTGATCAGCGATCCTGAAAGTCTCGAACTCCAGTGGGTTCCGGTGGATGCGGTGGGCCTGAAGGAGCTCCATCCCGGTTTCGCAGCATCATGGCCGGATCTGCGGACGCGCATGCTGGAGCTTTCTGCCCAGCGGATAGGGTGGGCTGAGCCCCACAAGGACAAGCGAAAGGGTCAATGTTGA
- a CDS encoding DUF1918 domain-containing protein, whose protein sequence is MEAAQGDRIIVRGRTVGSSDRHGVIVEVRGQDGHPPYLVRFDDGHETVMYPGGDFAVERGHGGQTG, encoded by the coding sequence ATGGAGGCAGCGCAGGGTGACAGGATCATCGTCCGGGGGAGGACCGTCGGATCGTCGGACCGGCACGGGGTAATCGTTGAAGTCCGCGGTCAGGACGGTCATCCGCCCTATCTGGTCCGCTTCGACGACGGACACGAAACGGTTATGTACCCCGGCGGTGATTTCGCCGTCGAGCGCGGTCACGGGGGACAAACAGGCTGA